The Campylobacter sp. CN_NE2 region CCTCGGTCGTTTCATCTTCGCCAAATAGCGAATTTGCCGCTTCTTTTTTGACCGTGGCGATTTTTTTCATAGTTTCAAGGATATTTTCGATATTTTGGATAATAGCTAAGCGAGTTTTACCTAAACAATCAAGCGCACCCGCGAAATTTAGGGCTTCGATGACCTTTTTATTGACTTGAAAATTATCCACCCTACTTGCAAAATCGTCTAAATTCTCAAACTCTTTTTCGCTTCTAAGGGCGATGATATTATCAATCGCGCCCGTGCCTACGCCTTTTATCGCCCCAAGCCCGTAAATAATAGCTTTGCCTGAGGGCGAATTTTTATCTTCGACGACGCTAAATTGTCTTAAACTAGCGTTGATAGAAGGTGGCAAAAGCCCCACGCCAAGCCGTTTTGCTTCATCGATATAAATCGCAACTTTTTTTGCATTTCCTTCTTCAAAAGAAAGCGAAGCCGCCATAAACTCAGCCGGATAGTATGTTTTTAAATACGCCGTTTGAAATGTAATCATCGAATACGCCGCAGCGTGGGATTTGTTAAATCCATACGAAGCAAATTTCATAATCATATCAAAAAGCTCTTCTGCTTTTTTGACATCAAAGCCTAAATTTTTAGCACCGTCAAGATACTGCGTTCGCATGTGGGCGAGTTTTTTCTCGTCCTTTTTACCCATAGCCCTACGCACCAAATCAGCGTCCCCCAAAGAAAATCCGCCAACTCTTTGCACGATTTGCATAACTTGTTCTTGATAAACGATAACGCCGTAAGTGGCTTCTAAATACTCTTTTATCTCATCAAACATATACTCGACTTTTGCTCTGCCTTGCTTTCTAGCGATGAAATCAGGGATTAGATCCATTGGACCTGGGCGATACAGCGCAATCATCGCAATAATATCTTCAAAACAATCCGGCTTTAAACTAGCTGCTAGCTCTTGCATACCGCCGCCTTCGATTTGAAATATGCCAAGAGTGTTTCCGCTTTGAATAGTCTTGTAGGTTTTTGGGTCGTTAAAATCGATATTTTCCCACATTATATCCACGCCGTATCTCATCTTAACAAGCTTAATCGTGCTATCGATGATGTCAAGGTTTTTTAAGCCCAAAAAGTCAAATTTAATCAAATCAACATCTTCGAGATAATCTTTTGTGTATTGCGTTATATACTGTCCGCTGTCGTCTTCTTTGTCCTTTTTGGCGGTTTGGCGAAATAAAGGAACTTTATTCCAAAGCGGTTCATTTGATATTACCACACCTGCTGCGTGCATACCTGTGTTGCGATTTAGCCCTTCTAAATTTAGCGCATATTTCCACACTTTTGCTGCTAAGGGGTCTGAATTTACAAGCTCTACGATTTTTGGCTCTAACTCGTAAGCTTCTTTTAGCGAAATTCCTAGCACATCTGGTATTAGCTTTGCCATAGCGTCAGCTTGATTTAACGGCATATCACAAACCCTTGCGACATCGCGTATGACGCCTTTTGCAAGAAGCTTACCAAAGGTGGCGACTTGCGCGACATTGTCTTTGCCGTATTGATTTGTTACATACTCGATGACCCTGCCCCGTTTTTCTTGGCAAAAATCCACATCAATATCAGGCATTGATATTCTTGACGGATTTAAAAATCGCTCAAAAAGCAAGTTATAAGGTATCGGATCAATGTCGGTTATGCGAAGCGAATACGCACACAAGCTTCCTGCTGCCGAACCTCGACCGGGACCTACTGGAATATCATTTCGTTTCGCCCAGTTTATGAAGTCTTGCACGATAAGCATATAGCCTGAAAAGCCCATTTTTTTGATGATTTGAATTTCTGTTTCAAGGCGATTTTTGTAAATTTCGTGTTTGTCTTTATCAACGAATTCAAGCCGTTTTTCAAGTCCTGCTCTACACGCATACTCAAAAACAAAATCGTCATTTTCGAAATTATATCTATCGTCAGGTTTTGGTAAATTTATGCCTAATTCTTTGGCAAATTCGATAGAAAATTTAAAATTCGGCGGTGTCGGCGCATAATCTTTTTCATCAAATTTAAATGTCAGATTGCATTTATCTGCGATTTCTTGCGTATTTGCGATGACTTCGGGAATATCGGCGAAAATCGCTTTCATCTCATCATCAGTTTTTACATAAAGCTCATGAACGCTGTGTTTTAAGCGATCTTTATCATCAAGCAACTTGCCCGTGGCGATACACATATACGCGTCCTGCGCTTCGGCGCGATCTTTGTAGGTGTAGTGGGCGTCGTTTGTGGCAACTAGCTTTATGCCTGTTTCTTTGGAGAGCCTGATTAAATCCTTGTCGATATTATGCTGATCGCCAAATCCGTGTCGCATAATCTCCAAATAAAAATCATCGCCAAAAATTTCTTTATATTCAAGGGCTGCTGCTTTTGCGGCTTCATAGCCTTTTGCACCCCGTTTTAGGTTTCTCTCGCTTTGATTTAGATGAAAGCTAACTTCCCCTGCCAAACACGCCGCCGAGCATACAATACCCTTACTATGCTCTTTTAAGAGCTTTTTGTTTATGCGTGGGTTGTAGTAAAATCCGTGCAGATACGCCTGTGAGCTGAGATATATCAAATTTTTATAGCCCTCTTCGTTTTTGGCTAGCAAAATCAAGTGAAATCGCTGTTTGTCGCTTTTATCACTTATCTCGTCGTGGTTATGAATGTAGGTTTCGATACCGATGATTGGCTTAATGCCGTGCTTTCGCATAGTTTTATAAAAATCAATCGCACCAAACATATTTCCGTGATCGGTAATCGCCACGCTTTTTGTACCACGCTCGGAAAGCACTTTGGCTAGTTCGCCGACTTTATTTGTGCCATCTAGCAAAGAATACTCAGTATGCAGGTGTAAATGTGTAAATTCGCTCATAATTTTCTCGTAAATTTGGATTAAAATTTAATGAAAAATTGTATCAAATTCGGGCTTTAAATTCGCCAAATTTGAGCTTTAATGTGGCTTAAATTTTATAAATTTTGATTTACAAATAATAAATTTGATTAAATTTATAACTTTTATATATTTTTCAGTAAGAAAAAAAACGATACAATTTAATTTAAGATTTTAAAAGCGTGAAAGGATTTGAAAATGCTAAAATCAAATAAAATCGGAAGTGATAATCCCAAACCAAGAGCTGAGCGAATTTTCACAGACAGGGTAGAGCCAAAAGAGGCATTTTTAAAAGCTTTGGAAAATTTAAACCAAAAAGATTATTCTGTTTTAGCCTTTTATGGTGTCGGTGGTATCGGCAAAACTGGCTTAAAAGAGCATTTTTGGGATATGATACAAAAAGATGAAAAGCTAAAAAACGAAATAATTTATTCATATTATGATTTTGAAAAAGACCAAAATTTCACACCAAGCGAAGTGTATAAAAAACTAGCAGATAGATTTAGCATAAATTTTAAAGTCAAATTTAGCGCCTTTTCTTTGGCGTATTTGATTTATCTCAAAAAACAAAATCCAAATTTTGAGTTCAAAAAAGAAACTTTGCCGTTTTTAGAAGAGAGCGATATTATTTCAAGCGCAGTTATGTTTCTAAGCGAAAATGCAGGTAGCGTGGCTGAACTAGCGACCAAGCTTGTGGGATATTTGTATAAAAAATTCGCAGATATTATAAACCCCACACTAAAATCGGAATTAGAAAAACTAGAAATCAAAGAACACTACGAAATCGCGCAAGAGCTTCCTAGATTTTTCGCCTATGATTTAGAGCAATTTAAAGAGAAAAATCCCGACAAAAAGGTCGTTATATTTCTCGATACTTACGAGCTTTTATGCAAAAAACAGAAAAATGACGGCTACACACTAAAACAAGATGAGTGGGTTAGAAATTTCATAGCGCAAAATGAAAAAATTTTATTTGTAATAGGCGGCAGAGAAAGGCTAATCTGGGATTTAGACGATGAAGATGGCAATGAGTGGAATAAATATTTAGACCAGCATATATTAGAAGAGCTAAGCAGTGATGATTGTAGATATTTTCTAAATAATTGCGGTATCACAGATACTAAAATCCAAGATAATATCATAAAATGTAGCTGTGGAGTGCCATTTTATCTAGATATTTGCGTTGAAATTTACGAGAGCAATAACGGGGCTGAAAATTTTGAAAATTTAAAGCAAAATAAGGTCGCAGAAAGACTTTTGCGTTACCTTGATAGAAGCGAAAGAGCGACTTTGGAGTTACTATCGGTAGCAAACTACTTTGACAAGGAAATTTTTAAATTAATCATAGATAAATTTTCCACTGGCTACCCCGCTACGATGATAAACGAACTAGCCAAATTTTCGTTTATTTCACAAAACGATGGACGATACTATATACAAAGGCTTATGAAGGAGTGCCTAAAAAACCAGTGCGACACTGAGTTAAAAAGCGAAGTTCATAAATTGCTTTTCGACTATTTTAACGCCAAACTTAGCGACCTTAGCGTCCAAACAGCTTGTGGCTACTATATAGAATTTATAAACGAAGCATTTTATCACAAAGAAAACATTGAGGGCATAGAAAAAGCAATAGACTGGCTTTTGGAGAAATTTGAAATTTATTTAGAAGCTGGTGTTTCATTTCATTTCATAGATATTTTATTAAATTTAGCGAATAGAAATATTGATTATAAATTGGTGGATATTTTTCACAATATTGGTCTTGCATACGCCAATATAGCCAACTACACTAAGGCAATAGAATATTATTTAAAAGCACTTGAAATAAAAAAAGAAATCTTTGGAGAAAATCATCCAGATACTGCTGCTTCTTATGGTAATTTAGGGGCTTGCTATGACTCTCTTGGAGATTATGATACAGCGATAAATTATCATTTAAGAGTACTTAAAATAAACAAAGAAATCTTTGGAGAAAATCATCCAAATACTGCTGCTTCTTATGACCATCTAGGAATTTGCTATTGCTCTCTTGGAGATTATGATACAGCGATAAATTATCATTTAAAAGCACTTAAAATAAACAAAGAAATTTTTGGAGAAAGTCATCCAAACACTGCTGCTTCTTATGGTAATCTAGGAAATTGTTATGACTTTCTTGGAGATTATGATACAGCGATAAATTATCATTTAAAAGCACTTAAAATAAACAAAGAAATCTTTGGAGAAAATCATCCAGATATTGCTACTTCTTATAACAATCTAGGAATTTGCTATCGCTCTCTTGGAGATTATGATACAGCGATAAATTATCATTTAAAAGCACTTGAAATAAACAAAGAAATCTTTGGAGAAAATCATCCAAATACTGCTGCTTCTTATGGTAATTTAGGGGCTTGCTATGATTCTCTTGGAGATTATGATACAGCGATAAATTATCATTTAAAAGCACTTGAAATAAACAAGGAAATTTTTGGAGAAAGTCATCCAAATATTGTTATTTCTTATAGTAATCTAGGAATTTGCTATCGCTCTCTTGGAGATTATGATACAGCGATAAATTATCATTTAAAAGCACTTGAAATAAACAAAGAAATCTTTGGAGAAAATCATCCAAATACTGCTGCTTCTTATGACAATCTAGGAATTTGCTATTCATCTCTTGGAGATTATGATACAGCGATAAATTATCATTTAAAAGCACTTGAAATAAACAAAG contains the following coding sequences:
- the dnaE gene encoding DNA polymerase III subunit alpha, yielding MSEFTHLHLHTEYSLLDGTNKVGELAKVLSERGTKSVAITDHGNMFGAIDFYKTMRKHGIKPIIGIETYIHNHDEISDKSDKQRFHLILLAKNEEGYKNLIYLSSQAYLHGFYYNPRINKKLLKEHSKGIVCSAACLAGEVSFHLNQSERNLKRGAKGYEAAKAAALEYKEIFGDDFYLEIMRHGFGDQHNIDKDLIRLSKETGIKLVATNDAHYTYKDRAEAQDAYMCIATGKLLDDKDRLKHSVHELYVKTDDEMKAIFADIPEVIANTQEIADKCNLTFKFDEKDYAPTPPNFKFSIEFAKELGINLPKPDDRYNFENDDFVFEYACRAGLEKRLEFVDKDKHEIYKNRLETEIQIIKKMGFSGYMLIVQDFINWAKRNDIPVGPGRGSAAGSLCAYSLRITDIDPIPYNLLFERFLNPSRISMPDIDVDFCQEKRGRVIEYVTNQYGKDNVAQVATFGKLLAKGVIRDVARVCDMPLNQADAMAKLIPDVLGISLKEAYELEPKIVELVNSDPLAAKVWKYALNLEGLNRNTGMHAAGVVISNEPLWNKVPLFRQTAKKDKEDDSGQYITQYTKDYLEDVDLIKFDFLGLKNLDIIDSTIKLVKMRYGVDIMWENIDFNDPKTYKTIQSGNTLGIFQIEGGGMQELAASLKPDCFEDIIAMIALYRPGPMDLIPDFIARKQGRAKVEYMFDEIKEYLEATYGVIVYQEQVMQIVQRVGGFSLGDADLVRRAMGKKDEKKLAHMRTQYLDGAKNLGFDVKKAEELFDMIMKFASYGFNKSHAAAYSMITFQTAYLKTYYPAEFMAASLSFEEGNAKKVAIYIDEAKRLGVGLLPPSINASLRQFSVVEDKNSPSGKAIIYGLGAIKGVGTGAIDNIIALRSEKEFENLDDFASRVDNFQVNKKVIEALNFAGALDCLGKTRLAIIQNIENILETMKKIATVKKEAANSLFGEDETTEGIVVEFVENEAEYPTKELLKLELDSLGIYISGHPLQDYKDEIDAISHISSSDFDEIEDNSEIICIGKIEEIKTMITKKGTKMGRLKILDFGGSFEAVAFDAFASIDKFSQDELEAPHAFKAKFTRRAEGGAYQLTIYDVFSLEDAKNGNFKAKSESKYRRNDNGNFKNGSGFNGGENGNFNGGGYNGGYNGSRKFAEKESERSKNARDYEFELNLNELNKEKINLIYNLVHNEFKNPKNFNRLILRVRDDSQVFVYETDFFVGDDFNAKVSEILSA
- a CDS encoding tetratricopeptide repeat protein; translated protein: MLKSNKIGSDNPKPRAERIFTDRVEPKEAFLKALENLNQKDYSVLAFYGVGGIGKTGLKEHFWDMIQKDEKLKNEIIYSYYDFEKDQNFTPSEVYKKLADRFSINFKVKFSAFSLAYLIYLKKQNPNFEFKKETLPFLEESDIISSAVMFLSENAGSVAELATKLVGYLYKKFADIINPTLKSELEKLEIKEHYEIAQELPRFFAYDLEQFKEKNPDKKVVIFLDTYELLCKKQKNDGYTLKQDEWVRNFIAQNEKILFVIGGRERLIWDLDDEDGNEWNKYLDQHILEELSSDDCRYFLNNCGITDTKIQDNIIKCSCGVPFYLDICVEIYESNNGAENFENLKQNKVAERLLRYLDRSERATLELLSVANYFDKEIFKLIIDKFSTGYPATMINELAKFSFISQNDGRYYIQRLMKECLKNQCDTELKSEVHKLLFDYFNAKLSDLSVQTACGYYIEFINEAFYHKENIEGIEKAIDWLLEKFEIYLEAGVSFHFIDILLNLANRNIDYKLVDIFHNIGLAYANIANYTKAIEYYLKALEIKKEIFGENHPDTAASYGNLGACYDSLGDYDTAINYHLRVLKINKEIFGENHPNTAASYDHLGICYCSLGDYDTAINYHLKALKINKEIFGESHPNTAASYGNLGNCYDFLGDYDTAINYHLKALKINKEIFGENHPDIATSYNNLGICYRSLGDYDTAINYHLKALEINKEIFGENHPNTAASYGNLGACYDSLGDYDTAINYHLKALEINKEIFGESHPNIVISYSNLGICYRSLGDYDTAINYHLKALEINKEIFGENHPNTAASYDNLGICYSSLGDYDTAINYHLKALEINKEIFGENHPDTAASYNNLGNCYCYLGDYDTAINYHLRALEIRKEIFGENHPDTAASYNNLGSCYISLGIYNKAIEYHLKALEINKEIFGENHPDIANSYYNLGICYRHIEDYNTAINYHLKALKITKEIFGENHPDIAASYNNLGSCYGSLGDYDKAIKYFLKALEIRKKIFGENHPYTAASYNNLGTFYGSLGDYDKAIKYFLKALEIRKKIFGENHLDTAAVYTDLGVCYDFLEDYSTAIDYCSKALNIYEMLDDDNNVKILKQVIEELKQRL